From the Chloroflexia bacterium SDU3-3 genome, one window contains:
- a CDS encoding homoserine dehydrogenase, with amino-acid sequence MSIHYRVILTGVGSVGRGFAEIVARRQAWIEQHQGVRILLVGAATRSWCCYNPGGLDVAAVLQASERRDYSGLPDRQPWSPAELIANAEADVLAEASPTDFATAEPATGYMRAALGRGMHVVTANKGPVALHGPALRQEAAARGLSFGYEGTVMAGTPSLRLGWSALAGCELREVRGIVNGTTNYILTQMEGGLPYAEALAEAQRLGYAETDPTGDVEGYDAAGKAAILATMLMGGSVLPDQVWRTGITGITPADIAAAAQAGERWKLIARVARAADGSLSASVEPMRVPMSHPLAHVSGATNALTYTTDLLGDVTLIGPGAGGTATGFALLSDILAIPR; translated from the coding sequence ATGAGCATACACTATCGTGTAATTCTGACCGGGGTGGGCAGCGTCGGGCGCGGCTTCGCCGAGATTGTGGCCCGGCGGCAGGCCTGGATCGAGCAGCACCAAGGCGTGCGCATCTTGCTGGTGGGCGCGGCCACCCGCTCGTGGTGCTGCTACAACCCCGGCGGGCTGGATGTGGCCGCCGTGCTCCAGGCCAGCGAGCGGCGCGACTACAGCGGCCTGCCCGACCGCCAGCCCTGGTCGCCCGCCGAACTGATCGCCAACGCCGAGGCCGATGTGCTGGCCGAGGCCAGCCCCACCGACTTCGCCACCGCCGAGCCAGCCACCGGCTACATGCGCGCGGCGCTGGGGCGCGGCATGCATGTGGTAACAGCCAACAAAGGCCCGGTGGCGCTGCACGGCCCCGCCCTGCGCCAAGAGGCCGCCGCGCGCGGCCTGAGCTTCGGCTATGAGGGCACGGTGATGGCGGGCACGCCCTCGCTGCGGCTGGGCTGGAGCGCGCTGGCCGGCTGCGAGCTGCGCGAGGTGCGCGGGATCGTCAACGGCACCACCAACTACATCCTCACCCAGATGGAGGGCGGGCTGCCCTACGCCGAGGCGCTGGCCGAGGCCCAGCGCCTGGGCTACGCCGAGACCGACCCCACCGGCGATGTGGAAGGCTACGACGCCGCAGGCAAGGCCGCCATCCTGGCCACCATGCTGATGGGCGGCAGCGTGCTGCCCGACCAAGTGTGGCGCACCGGCATCACCGGCATCACCCCGGCGGACATCGCCGCCGCCGCCCAGGCGGGCGAGCGCTGGAAGCTGATCGCGCGGGTGGCGCGCGCCGCCGACGGCAGCCTGAGCGCCAGCGTCGAGCCGATGCGCGTGCCCATGAGCCACCCGCTGGCCCACGTGAGCGGCGCGACCAACGCGCTCACCTACACCACCGACCTGCTGGGCGATGTCACCCTGATCGGGCCGGGCGCGGGCGGCACCGCCACCGGCTTCGCGCTGCTCTCCGACATCCTGGCCATCCCGCGCTAG
- a CDS encoding acyl-CoA dehydrogenase, with protein sequence MSSTDLFRLMQKIDLGKIAKLAQQVDLGELMEALDHVDPKTLKQLLKRSNGAARREPPPIDADFYDIGAALSAEDREAMRAVAAFMEREVRPIAVEYWDRGEFPRQIIPAFAQMVGQVIGDRPFIFPETNPLFAGMFTMQLARAEPSIATFFGVHFGLSMGSINAFGSAEQKQRWMPAMRRFEKIGSWALTEPDVGSATSAGLQTTARREGDTWVINGAKKWSGNATFADVNVIMARDTADGQVKGFLVERGTPGYTVEKLQGKISQRMVENVLITLDNVQVDESSRLPGIASFRDIARQLASARSIVGWQATGLAMGAYERALAYAQSREQFGKSIGSFQLVQNMLVQMLGSVTAMQAMMLQLARLEERDGEISHERASLAKAFCGERMREVVALGRGLFGGNGILLEYEAAKYFADAEAIYSYEGTHEMNTLIVGRAITGVSAFV encoded by the coding sequence ATGAGCAGCACCGATCTCTTCCGGCTCATGCAGAAGATCGATCTGGGCAAGATCGCCAAGCTGGCACAGCAGGTCGATCTGGGCGAGCTGATGGAGGCCCTGGATCATGTCGACCCCAAGACGCTCAAGCAGCTGCTGAAGCGCTCGAACGGGGCGGCGCGGCGCGAGCCGCCGCCGATCGACGCCGACTTCTACGACATCGGCGCGGCGCTGAGCGCCGAGGACCGCGAGGCCATGCGGGCCGTCGCGGCGTTCATGGAGCGCGAGGTGCGCCCGATCGCCGTCGAGTACTGGGATCGCGGCGAGTTCCCGCGTCAGATCATCCCGGCCTTCGCCCAGATGGTGGGGCAGGTGATCGGCGACCGCCCGTTCATCTTCCCAGAGACCAACCCGCTGTTCGCGGGCATGTTCACCATGCAGCTGGCCCGCGCCGAGCCGTCGATCGCCACCTTCTTCGGTGTCCACTTTGGCCTCTCCATGGGTTCGATCAACGCCTTCGGCTCCGCCGAGCAGAAGCAGCGCTGGATGCCCGCCATGCGCCGCTTCGAGAAGATCGGCTCGTGGGCGCTCACCGAGCCGGATGTCGGCTCGGCCACCTCGGCGGGGCTGCAGACCACGGCCCGCCGCGAGGGCGACACCTGGGTGATCAACGGCGCGAAGAAGTGGAGCGGCAACGCCACCTTCGCCGACGTGAACGTGATCATGGCCCGCGACACGGCGGATGGCCAGGTGAAGGGCTTCTTGGTCGAGCGCGGCACGCCGGGCTATACGGTGGAGAAGCTGCAGGGCAAGATCTCGCAGCGCATGGTGGAAAATGTGCTGATCACGCTGGACAACGTGCAGGTGGATGAGTCCAGCAGGCTGCCGGGCATCGCCTCGTTCCGCGACATCGCGCGGCAGCTGGCCTCGGCGCGCTCGATCGTGGGCTGGCAGGCCACCGGCCTGGCCATGGGGGCCTACGAGCGCGCCCTAGCCTACGCCCAGAGCCGCGAGCAGTTCGGCAAGAGCATCGGCAGCTTCCAGCTGGTGCAGAACATGCTGGTGCAGATGCTGGGCAGCGTCACTGCGATGCAGGCCATGATGCTGCAGCTGGCCCGGCTGGAGGAGCGCGACGGCGAGATCAGCCACGAGCGGGCCTCGCTGGCCAAGGCCTTCTGCGGCGAGCGCATGCGCGAGGTGGTGGCGCTAGGGCGCGGCCTGTTCGGCGGCAACGGCATCCTGCTGGAGTACGAGGCGGCCAAGTACTTTGCCGACGCCGAGGCCATCTACTCCTACGAGGGCACCCACGAGATGAACACGCTGATCGTGGGCCGCGCGATCACGGGCGTCAGCGCCTTTGTCTAG
- a CDS encoding GlsB/YeaQ/YmgE family stress response membrane protein, translating into MIMSLIELILFLLVAGVCGLIAEMVVGFSPGGFVASIAIGLVGAYLGSWLAGQLGLPPVLSTDSIVPETGGANLIAIDFRFDIVWSILGAIVLLFIISLVRRPRQRVAYRRRAYYR; encoded by the coding sequence ATGATTATGTCACTCATCGAGCTTATTCTCTTCCTGCTGGTGGCTGGCGTGTGTGGTCTGATCGCCGAGATGGTGGTGGGCTTTAGCCCGGGCGGCTTTGTCGCATCGATCGCCATCGGCCTGGTGGGCGCGTACCTGGGCAGCTGGCTGGCCGGGCAGCTGGGCCTGCCGCCGGTGCTCAGCACCGACTCGATCGTGCCCGAGACCGGCGGCGCGAACCTGATCGCCATCGACTTCCGCTTCGACATCGTCTGGTCGATCCTCGGTGCGATCGTGCTGCTGTTTATCATCAGCCTGGTGCGCAGGCCGCGCCAGCGCGTGGCCTACCGCCGACGGGCCTACTACCGCTAG
- a CDS encoding PAS domain S-box protein, with product MRACMTHVPANPDDGTAAPALLSYFLDRQPQFYDIITPQLSESGNVFRQSPEQVREQIAHTLGSYFRFMRDYQHEPILQGFAQQLTPQVLDNIPLDVVLQHNSIYRAAFLSLALEAMEQGIEGAGIGIKELMKLFDGAVNLISRRYQNQLRLFKKLAEYAPDGIGVAINGVISYANPALQQQMGYESLLGMREADLFGEQDAEVLQDLRTSIAEDGLWKGRLTYRRNDGSEFIGDVSSYMIQGDSGDVSSVAIIRDISDQLAIEQDLRNFQLLVENAPDSIAIVDFGQTIRYANPAFHRLLHAEDSLIGEDVTRFYTPEMPIDSDGINHELAQNGRWHGQITYRRRDGSTVLTQSAIAVMHDLNGRPFAGAGIARDMTEQLRAEEERLQLQEQVIAAQQAALAELSTPMIPISDRVTVMPLIGSIDSVRADQIVERLLEGIVEAHAEIAIIDITGVPVVDTQVAQTLLRAAQAASLVGARVILTGIRPEVAQTVVGLGITMNGVITSSTLQSGIATALARR from the coding sequence ATGAGGGCATGTATGACGCACGTACCAGCCAACCCAGACGACGGCACAGCTGCGCCCGCTCTCCTCAGCTATTTTCTCGACCGCCAGCCCCAGTTCTACGACATCATCACGCCACAGCTGTCAGAGTCTGGCAATGTCTTCCGCCAGAGCCCCGAACAAGTGCGAGAGCAGATCGCCCATACCCTCGGCAGCTACTTCCGCTTCATGCGCGACTACCAGCACGAGCCGATCCTGCAGGGCTTTGCCCAGCAGCTCACCCCACAGGTGCTCGATAACATCCCGCTCGACGTGGTGCTCCAGCACAACTCGATCTACCGTGCCGCCTTCCTCAGCCTCGCGCTTGAGGCTATGGAGCAAGGCATCGAAGGGGCGGGCATCGGCATCAAAGAGCTGATGAAGCTCTTCGATGGGGCGGTCAACCTGATCAGCAGACGCTACCAGAACCAGCTGCGGCTCTTCAAAAAGCTGGCCGAGTACGCCCCCGACGGCATCGGCGTGGCGATCAACGGGGTGATCAGCTACGCCAACCCCGCGCTCCAGCAGCAGATGGGCTACGAGTCGCTGCTTGGCATGCGCGAGGCCGATCTGTTTGGCGAGCAGGACGCCGAGGTGCTGCAGGATCTGCGCACATCCATTGCCGAAGACGGGCTGTGGAAAGGGCGGCTGACCTACCGGCGCAACGATGGCAGCGAATTTATCGGCGATGTCTCCAGCTATATGATCCAGGGTGACAGCGGCGATGTCTCCAGCGTCGCGATCATCCGCGATATCAGCGACCAACTGGCTATCGAGCAAGATCTGCGCAACTTCCAGCTGCTGGTAGAAAACGCGCCCGACAGCATTGCCATCGTCGATTTCGGCCAAACCATCCGCTATGCCAACCCCGCCTTCCACCGCCTGCTGCACGCAGAAGACTCGCTCATCGGCGAGGACGTAACTCGGTTCTACACCCCCGAGATGCCAATCGACTCCGACGGTATCAACCACGAGCTCGCCCAAAACGGGCGCTGGCACGGCCAGATCACCTACCGGCGCAGGGATGGCAGCACCGTGCTGACCCAGAGCGCCATCGCGGTGATGCACGATCTGAACGGCAGGCCCTTCGCAGGCGCAGGGATCGCCCGCGACATGACTGAGCAGCTACGCGCCGAGGAGGAGCGGCTGCAGCTGCAGGAGCAGGTGATCGCCGCCCAGCAGGCCGCGCTGGCCGAGCTTTCCACCCCCATGATCCCGATCAGCGACCGCGTCACAGTGATGCCGCTGATCGGCAGCATCGACAGCGTGCGGGCGGACCAGATCGTCGAGCGGCTGCTCGAAGGCATCGTCGAGGCCCACGCCGAGATCGCCATCATCGATATCACCGGCGTGCCCGTGGTGGACACCCAGGTGGCCCAGACGCTGCTGCGCGCCGCGCAGGCCGCCAGCCTGGTGGGCGCGCGGGTCATCCTCACCGGCATCCGCCCCGAGGTGGCGCAGACCGTGGTGGGGCTAGGCATCACCATGAACGGCGTGATCACCAGCAGCACACTCCAGAGCGGCATCGCCACCGCGCTCGCGCGGCGCTAG
- a CDS encoding APC family permease: MLGLKRLVIGQPLSNEQLAHERLSKRIALAVFSSDALSSVAYATEAILVALSVAGVMGYSYVIPIAIGIAILLITVSFSYRQTIHAYPKGGGTYIVSRENLGQIPSLVAASALLIDYVLTVAVSMSASVAAITSAITVLEPYRVELALGLIGVVTLMNLRGVKESGKVFAVPTYLFIGSMFLLIFVGLFKMLTGTVDPAPAPAVTHIPEHLQNISFFLLLNAFSRGCTALTGIEAIADGVPAFKKPEPKNAAITLVVMATILCTMFLGITVLAHAYQIIPDAGPEPETANSQLARAIFGGGSPLYYLVQFSTMLILVLASNTAYADFPRLSYFLASDRFLPRQFAQRGDRLVFSNGVIVLGLFAAALVVGFSAREQDLLPLYALGVFLSFTLSQFGMVRRWHKLKQPGWKHNMVINGLGALVTGVVLLMIAITRFTEGAWAVIMLIPLMVLALKAIRSHYDEVARQLSLADAPPPTAVRRHTAVVLISGVHRGVIPALQYALSLTPDNVTAVYVDMDPEATAKLKQKWEQWGCGISLVVLTSPYRSLLRPLLQYIDELDQMYEDDVLTVIMPEFIPLRWWQHLLHNQTALLIRTALLFRRGRVVTSVPYRLDH, encoded by the coding sequence ATGCTTGGACTAAAGCGGCTTGTCATTGGCCAGCCCCTCTCGAATGAGCAGCTCGCCCACGAGCGTCTCTCGAAGCGGATCGCGCTGGCGGTCTTTTCATCCGACGCCCTCTCGTCGGTGGCCTACGCCACCGAGGCCATCCTGGTGGCGCTCTCGGTGGCCGGCGTGATGGGCTACTCCTACGTCATCCCGATCGCCATCGGCATCGCCATCTTGCTGATCACGGTCTCGTTCTCGTACCGGCAGACCATCCACGCCTACCCCAAGGGTGGCGGCACCTACATCGTCTCGCGCGAGAACCTGGGCCAGATCCCCTCGCTGGTGGCGGCCTCGGCGTTGCTGATCGACTATGTGCTCACCGTGGCGGTGAGCATGTCGGCCTCGGTGGCGGCCATCACATCCGCGATCACCGTGCTGGAGCCGTACCGCGTGGAGCTGGCCCTGGGCCTGATCGGCGTGGTGACACTGATGAACCTGCGCGGCGTGAAGGAGTCGGGCAAGGTCTTTGCGGTGCCCACCTACCTCTTTATTGGCAGCATGTTCCTGCTGATCTTCGTGGGCCTGTTCAAGATGCTGACGGGCACCGTGGATCCTGCGCCCGCGCCCGCCGTCACCCACATCCCCGAGCACCTGCAGAACATCTCGTTCTTCCTGCTGCTGAACGCCTTCTCGCGCGGCTGCACCGCGCTCACCGGCATCGAGGCGATCGCCGATGGCGTGCCCGCCTTCAAGAAGCCCGAGCCGAAGAACGCCGCGATCACCCTGGTGGTGATGGCCACTATCCTCTGCACCATGTTCCTGGGGATCACCGTGCTGGCCCACGCCTACCAGATCATCCCCGACGCCGGCCCCGAGCCCGAGACGGCCAACTCGCAGCTGGCCCGCGCGATCTTCGGCGGCGGCTCGCCGCTGTACTACCTGGTGCAGTTCTCCACCATGCTCATCCTGGTGCTGGCCTCGAACACGGCCTACGCCGACTTCCCGCGCCTCTCGTACTTCTTGGCCAGCGACCGCTTTCTGCCGCGCCAGTTTGCCCAGCGCGGCGACCGGCTAGTGTTCTCGAACGGTGTGATCGTGCTAGGCCTGTTCGCGGCGGCGCTGGTGGTGGGCTTCAGCGCCCGCGAGCAGGATCTGCTGCCGCTGTACGCCCTGGGCGTGTTCCTGTCGTTTACGCTCTCGCAGTTCGGCATGGTGCGGCGCTGGCACAAGCTGAAGCAGCCGGGCTGGAAGCACAATATGGTGATCAACGGTCTGGGCGCGCTGGTGACGGGGGTGGTGCTGCTGATGATCGCGATCACGCGCTTCACCGAGGGCGCGTGGGCGGTGATCATGCTCATCCCGCTGATGGTGCTGGCGCTCAAGGCCATCCGCTCGCACTACGACGAGGTGGCCCGCCAGCTCTCGCTGGCCGATGCGCCGCCGCCCACAGCGGTACGCCGCCACACGGCGGTGGTGCTGATCTCGGGCGTGCATCGCGGTGTCATCCCCGCGCTGCAGTACGCCCTCTCGCTCACGCCCGACAATGTGACGGCGGTGTATGTGGATATGGACCCCGAGGCCACCGCCAAGCTCAAGCAGAAGTGGGAGCAGTGGGGCTGCGGCATCTCGCTGGTGGTGCTGACCTCGCCCTACCGATCGCTGCTGCGCCCGCTGCTGCAGTATATCGACGAGCTGGACCAGATGTATGAGGATGATGTGCTGACGGTGATCATGCCCGAGTTCATCCCGCTGCGCTGGTGGCAGCACCTGCTGCACAACCAGACGGCGCTGCTCATCCGCACGGCGCTGCTGTTCCGGCGTGGCCGCGTGGTCACCAGCGTGCCCTACCGGCTCGACCACTAG
- a CDS encoding protein kinase has translation MSANVRSTTKPPSPGATRSTAEMRELTNYRLSERIGQEELATVYRGVHLTLDRPVEVHLLRRTDWISSSRFQLAARLAARLSHPSILQVIDAGHDEHYGDYIVTPQIESQPLSGVLAAGPIDPLLALRITSQVGAALDYLHDQGIYHRDVRPENILVTPQGVAYLTNFSLAHSPDTPDLSKLDEADFLTPYSAPEQTLTGKVRRESDLYSLGAVLYHALSGQVPPAPGQALRSLAERDAALGGVDRILRKLMAVEPNQRFTSAEQVTTVLRQALRRQIDSSTDDMEESRWEAIAEWLENPVESVIGEMLDHEFQSKSRARADALHRSGAIRRVLDRWSRQAPLKLRKTAFGQLIQPEQIVSYNLYAYELKVYYETRTTPQTREHVHKGGTLNPSAAEPELWTIAVPETDTFSEAPAEPIVIPGSQKVVGCTECNGSTFIPCKSCGTKGVIEKTRRVKDADGTNKTETYSENCPTCRGYGKIPCPRCEGTGQMLQEKVFTWSRHGRVFFNEDDVAPYQKLAVQTQLQEVFRREIDAFEARWYQIAPLKEMLEAAINGGGQDARLIATELIIRGVPLTEVDYKLKEKSHSLALIGFKDEVRGDLALYDLERITLYVMVGVMFLTLLIMFFIH, from the coding sequence ATGTCGGCAAATGTTCGTTCCACCACAAAACCACCTAGCCCTGGTGCTACACGCTCCACCGCCGAGATGCGGGAGCTGACCAACTACCGCCTCTCCGAGCGGATCGGCCAGGAGGAGCTTGCCACCGTCTACCGTGGCGTCCATCTCACCCTTGATCGGCCAGTCGAAGTCCACCTGCTGCGTCGCACCGACTGGATCTCATCCAGCCGATTCCAGCTGGCGGCGCGGCTCGCCGCACGGCTCAGCCACCCCAGCATCCTGCAGGTGATCGACGCCGGGCACGACGAGCACTATGGCGACTATATCGTCACGCCCCAGATCGAGAGCCAGCCGCTGAGCGGGGTGCTCGCCGCCGGGCCGATCGACCCGCTGCTGGCGCTGCGCATCACCTCGCAGGTCGGCGCGGCGCTCGACTACCTGCACGACCAAGGCATCTACCACCGCGATGTGCGGCCCGAGAACATCCTGGTGACGCCGCAGGGCGTGGCCTACCTGACCAACTTCAGCCTGGCCCACTCGCCCGACACGCCCGACCTCTCGAAGCTCGACGAGGCCGACTTCCTGACGCCCTACTCGGCCCCCGAGCAGACCTTGACCGGCAAGGTGCGCCGCGAGTCCGACCTGTACAGCCTGGGCGCAGTGCTCTACCACGCGCTCAGCGGCCAGGTGCCACCTGCCCCTGGGCAGGCCCTGCGCTCGCTGGCCGAGCGCGACGCCGCACTGGGCGGGGTCGACCGCATCCTGCGCAAGCTGATGGCCGTCGAGCCAAACCAGCGCTTCACCAGCGCCGAGCAGGTGACCACGGTGCTGCGCCAGGCGCTGCGCCGCCAGATCGACAGCTCGACCGACGACATGGAGGAGTCGCGCTGGGAGGCGATCGCCGAGTGGCTCGAAAACCCTGTGGAGTCGGTGATCGGCGAGATGCTCGACCACGAGTTTCAGTCCAAGTCGCGGGCCAGGGCCGACGCGCTGCACCGCTCGGGGGCCATCCGCCGCGTGCTCGACCGCTGGAGCAGGCAGGCGCCGCTGAAGCTGCGCAAGACCGCCTTCGGCCAGCTCATCCAGCCCGAGCAGATCGTCAGCTACAACCTCTACGCCTACGAGCTGAAGGTCTACTACGAGACCCGCACCACGCCGCAGACCCGCGAGCACGTGCACAAGGGCGGCACGCTCAACCCTTCTGCAGCCGAGCCAGAGCTGTGGACCATCGCCGTGCCCGAGACCGACACGTTCAGCGAGGCCCCCGCCGAGCCGATCGTGATCCCCGGCTCGCAGAAGGTGGTAGGCTGCACCGAGTGCAACGGCTCGACCTTCATCCCCTGCAAGAGCTGCGGCACCAAGGGCGTGATCGAGAAGACCCGCCGGGTCAAAGATGCCGACGGCACCAATAAGACCGAGACCTACTCGGAGAACTGCCCGACCTGCCGTGGCTATGGCAAGATCCCCTGCCCGCGCTGCGAGGGCACCGGCCAGATGCTGCAGGAGAAGGTCTTCACGTGGTCGCGCCACGGGCGGGTGTTCTTCAACGAGGATGATGTGGCCCCCTACCAAAAGCTGGCGGTGCAGACCCAGCTGCAGGAGGTCTTCCGGCGCGAGATCGACGCCTTCGAGGCGCGCTGGTACCAGATCGCCCCGCTGAAAGAGATGCTGGAGGCCGCGATCAACGGCGGCGGGCAAGATGCGCGCCTGATCGCCACCGAGCTGATCATCCGTGGCGTGCCGCTGACCGAGGTAGACTACAAGCTGAAGGAAAAGTCGCACAGCCTAGCCCTGATCGGCTTCAAAGACGAAGTGCGCGGCGATCTGGCGCTCTACGACCTGGAGCGGATCACGCTGTATGTGATGGTCGGGGTGATGTTCCTCACCCTGCTGATTATGTTCTTCATACACTAG